A window of Tursiops truncatus isolate mTurTru1 chromosome 8, mTurTru1.mat.Y, whole genome shotgun sequence contains these coding sequences:
- the RASGRP2 gene encoding RAS guanyl-releasing protein 2 isoform X4, producing MGEAQPPGSGPSPVEALGAQLGPAYPRRRPWRAPWTWTRAARWRSCSVVALKPSDDSSSLQVKTCHLVRYWISAFPAEFDLNPELAEQIKELKALLDQEGNRRHSSLINIESVPTYKWNRQVTQRNPVEQKKRKMSLLFDHLDPMELAAHLTYLEYCSFCKILFQDYHSFVTHGCTVDNPVLERFISLFNSVSQWVQLMILSKPTAPQRALVITHFVHVAEKLLELQNFNTLMAVVGGLSHSSISRLKETHSHVSPETIKLWEGLTELVTATGNYGNYRRRLAACVGFRFPILGVHLKDLVALQLALPDWLDPTRTRLNGAKMKQLFSILEELAMVTSLQPPVQANPDLLSLLTVSLDQYQTEDELYQLSLQREPRSKSSPTSPTSCTPPPRPPVLEEWTSAAKPKLDQALMVEHIEKMVESVFRNFDVDGDGHISQEEFQIIRGNFPYLSAFGDFDQNQDGCISKEEMVSYFLRSSSVLGGRMGFVHNFHESNSLRPVACRHCKALILGIYKQGLKCRGEMELQGCWAEFFGKSYYLACGVNCHKQCKDRLSVECRRRAQSVSLEGSAPSPSPTHTHHRAFSFSLPRPGRRGSRPPEIREEEVQTVEDGVFDIHL from the exons ATGGGGGAGGCGCAGCCGCCG GGGTCAGGTCCGAGCCCCGTGGAGGCTCTCGGAGCGCAGCTTGGCCCAGCCTACCCGCGCCGCAGGCCATGGCGGGCACCCTGGACCTGGACAAGGGCTGCACGGTGGAGGAGCTGCTCCGTGGTTGCATTGAAGCCTTCG GACGACTCCAGTTCGCTTCAGGTGAAAACATGCCATCTGGTCAG GTACTGGATCTCAGCATTCCCAGCAGAGTTTGATTTGAATCCTGAGCTCGCTGAGCAGATCAAGGAGCTGAAGGCTCTGCTAGACCAAGAAGGGAACCGCCGGCACAGCAGCCTCATCAACATCGAGAGCGT ccccacctacAAGTGGAATCGGCAGGTGACCCAGAGGAAccctgtggaacagaaaaagcGCAAGATGTCCCTGTTGTTCGACCACCTGGACCCCATGGAGCTGGCAGCACATCTCACCTACTTGGAATATTGCTCCTTTTGCAAGATCCTG TTCCAGGACTATCACAGTTTTGTGACTCACGGCTGCACCGTGGACAACCCTGTCCTGGAGCGATTCATCTCCCTCTTCAACAGTGTCTCGCAGTGGGTGCAACTCATGATTCTCAGCAAGCCCACAGCCCCGCAGCGGGCCCTGGTCATCACACACTTCGTCCACGTTGCAGAG AAACTCCTGGAGCTGCAGAATTTCAACACGCTGATGGCGGTGGTCGGGGGCCTGAGCCACAGCTCCATCTCCCGCCTCAAGGAGACCCACAGCCACGTGAGCCCAGAGACCATCAAG CTCTGGGAAGGTCTGACAGAACTAGTGACGGCCACTGGCAACTATGGCAACTACCGGCGCCGGCTGGCAGCCTGCGTGGGTTTCCGCTTCCCCATCTTGGGTGTGCACCTCAAGGACCTGGTGGCCCTGCAGCTGGCGCTGCCTGACTGGCTGGACCCCACCCGGACCCGACTTAATGGGGCCAAGATGAAGCAGCTCTTCAGCATCCTGGAGGAGCTGGCCATGGTGACCAGCCTTCAGCCCCCAGTGCAAGCCAACCCCGACCTGCTGAGCCTGCTGACG GTGTCTCTGGATCAGTATCAGACAGAGGATGAGCTCTACCAGCTGTCCCTGCAGCGGGAACCGCGCTCCAAGTCCTCG CCAACCAGCCCCACCAGCTGCACGCCGCCTCCCCGGCCCCCGGTGCTGGAGGAGTGGACCTCAGCGGCCAAACCCAAGCTGGATCAGGCACTCATGGTGGAGCACATTGAGAAGATGGTGGAG TCTGTGTTCCGGAACTTCGATGTTGATGGGGACGGCCACATCTCACAGGAGGAGTTCCAGATCATCCGTGGGAACTTTCCTTACCTCAGCGCCTTTGGGGACTTCGACCAGAACCA GGATGGCTGCATCAGCAAGGAGGAGATGGTCTCCTACTTTCTGCGCTCCAGCTCTGTGCTGGGTGGCCGCATGGGCTTCGTACACAACTTCCACGAGAGCAACTCCTTGCGCCCGGTCGCCTGCCGCCACTGCAAGGCCCTG ATCCTGGGCATCTACAAGCAGGGCCTCAAATGCCGAGGTGAGATGGAGTTGCAAGGCTGCTGGGCTGAGTTTTTTGGGAAGAGTTACTATCTGG CCTGTGGTGTTAACTGCCACAAGCAGTGCAAGGATCGTCTGTCAGTTGAGTGCCGGCGCCGGGCCCAGAGTGTGAGTCTGGAGGGGTCtgcaccctcaccctcacccacaCATACCCACCATCGCGCCTTCAGCTTCTCCCTGCCCCGCCCTGGCAGGCGAGGCTCCCGGCCTCCAG AGATCCGAGAGGAGGAGGTTCAGACGGTGGAGGATGGCGTGTTTGACATCCACTTGTAA
- the RASGRP2 gene encoding RAS guanyl-releasing protein 2 isoform X5 produces MAGTLDLDKGCTVEELLRGCIEAFDDSGKVRDPQLVRMFLMMHPWYIPSSQLAAKLLYVYQQSRKDDSSSLQVKTCHLVRYWISAFPAEFDLNPELAEQIKELKALLDQEGNRRHSSLINIESVPTYKWNRQVTQRNPVEQKKRKMSLLFDHLDPMELAAHLTYLEYCSFCKILFQDYHSFVTHGCTVDNPVLERFISLFNSVSQWVQLMILSKPTAPQRALVITHFVHVAEKLLELQNFNTLMAVVGGLSHSSISRLKETHSHVSPETIKLWEGLTELVTATGNYGNYRRRLAACVGFRFPILGVHLKDLVALQLALPDWLDPTRTRLNGAKMKQLFSILEELAMVTSLQPPVQANPDLLSLLTVSLDQYQTEDELYQLSLQREPRSKSSPTSPTSCTPPPRPPVLEEWTSAAKPKLDQALMVEHIEKMVESVFRNFDVDGDGHISQEEFQIIRGNFPYLSAFGDFDQNQDGCISKEEMVSYFLRSSSVLGGRMGFVHNFHESNSLRPVACRHCKALILGIYKQGLKCRACGVNCHKQCKDRLSVECRRRAQSVSLEGSAPSPSPTHTHHRAFSFSLPRPGRRGSRPPEIREEEVQTVEDGVFDIHL; encoded by the exons ATGGCGGGCACCCTGGACCTGGACAAGGGCTGCACGGTGGAGGAGCTGCTCCGTGGTTGCATTGAAGCCTTCG ATGACTCCGGGAAGGTGCGGGACCCGCAGCTGGTGCGCATGTTCCTCATGATGCACCCCTGGTACATCCCTTCCTCTCAGCTGGCGGCAAAACTGCTGTACGT CTACCAACAATCCCGGAAGGACGACTCCAGTTCGCTTCAGGTGAAAACATGCCATCTGGTCAG GTACTGGATCTCAGCATTCCCAGCAGAGTTTGATTTGAATCCTGAGCTCGCTGAGCAGATCAAGGAGCTGAAGGCTCTGCTAGACCAAGAAGGGAACCGCCGGCACAGCAGCCTCATCAACATCGAGAGCGT ccccacctacAAGTGGAATCGGCAGGTGACCCAGAGGAAccctgtggaacagaaaaagcGCAAGATGTCCCTGTTGTTCGACCACCTGGACCCCATGGAGCTGGCAGCACATCTCACCTACTTGGAATATTGCTCCTTTTGCAAGATCCTG TTCCAGGACTATCACAGTTTTGTGACTCACGGCTGCACCGTGGACAACCCTGTCCTGGAGCGATTCATCTCCCTCTTCAACAGTGTCTCGCAGTGGGTGCAACTCATGATTCTCAGCAAGCCCACAGCCCCGCAGCGGGCCCTGGTCATCACACACTTCGTCCACGTTGCAGAG AAACTCCTGGAGCTGCAGAATTTCAACACGCTGATGGCGGTGGTCGGGGGCCTGAGCCACAGCTCCATCTCCCGCCTCAAGGAGACCCACAGCCACGTGAGCCCAGAGACCATCAAG CTCTGGGAAGGTCTGACAGAACTAGTGACGGCCACTGGCAACTATGGCAACTACCGGCGCCGGCTGGCAGCCTGCGTGGGTTTCCGCTTCCCCATCTTGGGTGTGCACCTCAAGGACCTGGTGGCCCTGCAGCTGGCGCTGCCTGACTGGCTGGACCCCACCCGGACCCGACTTAATGGGGCCAAGATGAAGCAGCTCTTCAGCATCCTGGAGGAGCTGGCCATGGTGACCAGCCTTCAGCCCCCAGTGCAAGCCAACCCCGACCTGCTGAGCCTGCTGACG GTGTCTCTGGATCAGTATCAGACAGAGGATGAGCTCTACCAGCTGTCCCTGCAGCGGGAACCGCGCTCCAAGTCCTCG CCAACCAGCCCCACCAGCTGCACGCCGCCTCCCCGGCCCCCGGTGCTGGAGGAGTGGACCTCAGCGGCCAAACCCAAGCTGGATCAGGCACTCATGGTGGAGCACATTGAGAAGATGGTGGAG TCTGTGTTCCGGAACTTCGATGTTGATGGGGACGGCCACATCTCACAGGAGGAGTTCCAGATCATCCGTGGGAACTTTCCTTACCTCAGCGCCTTTGGGGACTTCGACCAGAACCA GGATGGCTGCATCAGCAAGGAGGAGATGGTCTCCTACTTTCTGCGCTCCAGCTCTGTGCTGGGTGGCCGCATGGGCTTCGTACACAACTTCCACGAGAGCAACTCCTTGCGCCCGGTCGCCTGCCGCCACTGCAAGGCCCTG ATCCTGGGCATCTACAAGCAGGGCCTCAAATGCCGAG CCTGTGGTGTTAACTGCCACAAGCAGTGCAAGGATCGTCTGTCAGTTGAGTGCCGGCGCCGGGCCCAGAGTGTGAGTCTGGAGGGGTCtgcaccctcaccctcacccacaCATACCCACCATCGCGCCTTCAGCTTCTCCCTGCCCCGCCCTGGCAGGCGAGGCTCCCGGCCTCCAG AGATCCGAGAGGAGGAGGTTCAGACGGTGGAGGATGGCGTGTTTGACATCCACTTGTAA
- the RASGRP2 gene encoding RAS guanyl-releasing protein 2 isoform X3 — translation MAGTLDLDKGCTVEELLRGCIEAFDDSGKVRDPQLVRMFLMMHPWYIPSSQLAAKLLYVYQQSRKDDSSSLQVKTCHLVRYWISAFPAEFDLNPELAEQIKELKALLDQEGNRRHSSLINIESVPTYKWNRQVTQRNPVEQKKRKMSLLFDHLDPMELAAHLTYLEYCSFCKILFQDYHSFVTHGCTVDNPVLERFISLFNSVSQWVQLMILSKPTAPQRALVITHFVHVAEKLLELQNFNTLMAVVGGLSHSSISRLKETHSHVSPETIKLWEGLTELVTATGNYGNYRRRLAACVGFRFPILGVHLKDLVALQLALPDWLDPTRTRLNGAKMKQLFSILEELAMVTSLQPPVQANPDLLSLLTVSLDQYQTEDELYQLSLQREPRSKSSPTSPTSCTPPPRPPVLEEWTSAAKPKLDQALMVEHIEKMVESVFRNFDVDGDGHISQEEFQIIRGNFPYLSAFGDFDQNQDGCISKEEMVSYFLRSSSVLGGRMGFVHNFHESNSLRPVACRHCKALILGIYKQGLKCRGEMELQGCWAEFFGKSYYLACGVNCHKQCKDRLSVECRRRAQSVSLEGSAPSPSPTHTHHRAFSFSLPRPGRRGSRPPEIREEEVQTVEDGVFDIHL, via the exons ATGGCGGGCACCCTGGACCTGGACAAGGGCTGCACGGTGGAGGAGCTGCTCCGTGGTTGCATTGAAGCCTTCG ATGACTCCGGGAAGGTGCGGGACCCGCAGCTGGTGCGCATGTTCCTCATGATGCACCCCTGGTACATCCCTTCCTCTCAGCTGGCGGCAAAACTGCTGTACGT CTACCAACAATCCCGGAAGGACGACTCCAGTTCGCTTCAGGTGAAAACATGCCATCTGGTCAG GTACTGGATCTCAGCATTCCCAGCAGAGTTTGATTTGAATCCTGAGCTCGCTGAGCAGATCAAGGAGCTGAAGGCTCTGCTAGACCAAGAAGGGAACCGCCGGCACAGCAGCCTCATCAACATCGAGAGCGT ccccacctacAAGTGGAATCGGCAGGTGACCCAGAGGAAccctgtggaacagaaaaagcGCAAGATGTCCCTGTTGTTCGACCACCTGGACCCCATGGAGCTGGCAGCACATCTCACCTACTTGGAATATTGCTCCTTTTGCAAGATCCTG TTCCAGGACTATCACAGTTTTGTGACTCACGGCTGCACCGTGGACAACCCTGTCCTGGAGCGATTCATCTCCCTCTTCAACAGTGTCTCGCAGTGGGTGCAACTCATGATTCTCAGCAAGCCCACAGCCCCGCAGCGGGCCCTGGTCATCACACACTTCGTCCACGTTGCAGAG AAACTCCTGGAGCTGCAGAATTTCAACACGCTGATGGCGGTGGTCGGGGGCCTGAGCCACAGCTCCATCTCCCGCCTCAAGGAGACCCACAGCCACGTGAGCCCAGAGACCATCAAG CTCTGGGAAGGTCTGACAGAACTAGTGACGGCCACTGGCAACTATGGCAACTACCGGCGCCGGCTGGCAGCCTGCGTGGGTTTCCGCTTCCCCATCTTGGGTGTGCACCTCAAGGACCTGGTGGCCCTGCAGCTGGCGCTGCCTGACTGGCTGGACCCCACCCGGACCCGACTTAATGGGGCCAAGATGAAGCAGCTCTTCAGCATCCTGGAGGAGCTGGCCATGGTGACCAGCCTTCAGCCCCCAGTGCAAGCCAACCCCGACCTGCTGAGCCTGCTGACG GTGTCTCTGGATCAGTATCAGACAGAGGATGAGCTCTACCAGCTGTCCCTGCAGCGGGAACCGCGCTCCAAGTCCTCG CCAACCAGCCCCACCAGCTGCACGCCGCCTCCCCGGCCCCCGGTGCTGGAGGAGTGGACCTCAGCGGCCAAACCCAAGCTGGATCAGGCACTCATGGTGGAGCACATTGAGAAGATGGTGGAG TCTGTGTTCCGGAACTTCGATGTTGATGGGGACGGCCACATCTCACAGGAGGAGTTCCAGATCATCCGTGGGAACTTTCCTTACCTCAGCGCCTTTGGGGACTTCGACCAGAACCA GGATGGCTGCATCAGCAAGGAGGAGATGGTCTCCTACTTTCTGCGCTCCAGCTCTGTGCTGGGTGGCCGCATGGGCTTCGTACACAACTTCCACGAGAGCAACTCCTTGCGCCCGGTCGCCTGCCGCCACTGCAAGGCCCTG ATCCTGGGCATCTACAAGCAGGGCCTCAAATGCCGAGGTGAGATGGAGTTGCAAGGCTGCTGGGCTGAGTTTTTTGGGAAGAGTTACTATCTGG CCTGTGGTGTTAACTGCCACAAGCAGTGCAAGGATCGTCTGTCAGTTGAGTGCCGGCGCCGGGCCCAGAGTGTGAGTCTGGAGGGGTCtgcaccctcaccctcacccacaCATACCCACCATCGCGCCTTCAGCTTCTCCCTGCCCCGCCCTGGCAGGCGAGGCTCCCGGCCTCCAG AGATCCGAGAGGAGGAGGTTCAGACGGTGGAGGATGGCGTGTTTGACATCCACTTGTAA
- the RASGRP2 gene encoding RAS guanyl-releasing protein 2 isoform X1, which translates to MSRCCGRGTPGWPGCSEQQGRKPAAPTGLHSGVESWGSGPSPVEALGAQLGPAYPRRRPWRAPWTWTRAARWRSCSVVALKPSDDSSSLQVKTCHLVRYWISAFPAEFDLNPELAEQIKELKALLDQEGNRRHSSLINIESVPTYKWNRQVTQRNPVEQKKRKMSLLFDHLDPMELAAHLTYLEYCSFCKILFQDYHSFVTHGCTVDNPVLERFISLFNSVSQWVQLMILSKPTAPQRALVITHFVHVAEKLLELQNFNTLMAVVGGLSHSSISRLKETHSHVSPETIKLWEGLTELVTATGNYGNYRRRLAACVGFRFPILGVHLKDLVALQLALPDWLDPTRTRLNGAKMKQLFSILEELAMVTSLQPPVQANPDLLSLLTVSLDQYQTEDELYQLSLQREPRSKSSPTSPTSCTPPPRPPVLEEWTSAAKPKLDQALMVEHIEKMVESVFRNFDVDGDGHISQEEFQIIRGNFPYLSAFGDFDQNQDGCISKEEMVSYFLRSSSVLGGRMGFVHNFHESNSLRPVACRHCKALILGIYKQGLKCRGEMELQGCWAEFFGKSYYLACGVNCHKQCKDRLSVECRRRAQSVSLEGSAPSPSPTHTHHRAFSFSLPRPGRRGSRPPEIREEEVQTVEDGVFDIHL; encoded by the exons ATGTCGCGCTGCTGTGGCCGCGGAACTCCAGGCTGGCCTGGCTGTAGTGAGCAGCAGGGCCGGAAGCCGGCCGCTCCAACGGGTTTGCATTCTGGGGTAGAGAGCTGG GGGTCAGGTCCGAGCCCCGTGGAGGCTCTCGGAGCGCAGCTTGGCCCAGCCTACCCGCGCCGCAGGCCATGGCGGGCACCCTGGACCTGGACAAGGGCTGCACGGTGGAGGAGCTGCTCCGTGGTTGCATTGAAGCCTTCG GACGACTCCAGTTCGCTTCAGGTGAAAACATGCCATCTGGTCAG GTACTGGATCTCAGCATTCCCAGCAGAGTTTGATTTGAATCCTGAGCTCGCTGAGCAGATCAAGGAGCTGAAGGCTCTGCTAGACCAAGAAGGGAACCGCCGGCACAGCAGCCTCATCAACATCGAGAGCGT ccccacctacAAGTGGAATCGGCAGGTGACCCAGAGGAAccctgtggaacagaaaaagcGCAAGATGTCCCTGTTGTTCGACCACCTGGACCCCATGGAGCTGGCAGCACATCTCACCTACTTGGAATATTGCTCCTTTTGCAAGATCCTG TTCCAGGACTATCACAGTTTTGTGACTCACGGCTGCACCGTGGACAACCCTGTCCTGGAGCGATTCATCTCCCTCTTCAACAGTGTCTCGCAGTGGGTGCAACTCATGATTCTCAGCAAGCCCACAGCCCCGCAGCGGGCCCTGGTCATCACACACTTCGTCCACGTTGCAGAG AAACTCCTGGAGCTGCAGAATTTCAACACGCTGATGGCGGTGGTCGGGGGCCTGAGCCACAGCTCCATCTCCCGCCTCAAGGAGACCCACAGCCACGTGAGCCCAGAGACCATCAAG CTCTGGGAAGGTCTGACAGAACTAGTGACGGCCACTGGCAACTATGGCAACTACCGGCGCCGGCTGGCAGCCTGCGTGGGTTTCCGCTTCCCCATCTTGGGTGTGCACCTCAAGGACCTGGTGGCCCTGCAGCTGGCGCTGCCTGACTGGCTGGACCCCACCCGGACCCGACTTAATGGGGCCAAGATGAAGCAGCTCTTCAGCATCCTGGAGGAGCTGGCCATGGTGACCAGCCTTCAGCCCCCAGTGCAAGCCAACCCCGACCTGCTGAGCCTGCTGACG GTGTCTCTGGATCAGTATCAGACAGAGGATGAGCTCTACCAGCTGTCCCTGCAGCGGGAACCGCGCTCCAAGTCCTCG CCAACCAGCCCCACCAGCTGCACGCCGCCTCCCCGGCCCCCGGTGCTGGAGGAGTGGACCTCAGCGGCCAAACCCAAGCTGGATCAGGCACTCATGGTGGAGCACATTGAGAAGATGGTGGAG TCTGTGTTCCGGAACTTCGATGTTGATGGGGACGGCCACATCTCACAGGAGGAGTTCCAGATCATCCGTGGGAACTTTCCTTACCTCAGCGCCTTTGGGGACTTCGACCAGAACCA GGATGGCTGCATCAGCAAGGAGGAGATGGTCTCCTACTTTCTGCGCTCCAGCTCTGTGCTGGGTGGCCGCATGGGCTTCGTACACAACTTCCACGAGAGCAACTCCTTGCGCCCGGTCGCCTGCCGCCACTGCAAGGCCCTG ATCCTGGGCATCTACAAGCAGGGCCTCAAATGCCGAGGTGAGATGGAGTTGCAAGGCTGCTGGGCTGAGTTTTTTGGGAAGAGTTACTATCTGG CCTGTGGTGTTAACTGCCACAAGCAGTGCAAGGATCGTCTGTCAGTTGAGTGCCGGCGCCGGGCCCAGAGTGTGAGTCTGGAGGGGTCtgcaccctcaccctcacccacaCATACCCACCATCGCGCCTTCAGCTTCTCCCTGCCCCGCCCTGGCAGGCGAGGCTCCCGGCCTCCAG AGATCCGAGAGGAGGAGGTTCAGACGGTGGAGGATGGCGTGTTTGACATCCACTTGTAA
- the RASGRP2 gene encoding RAS guanyl-releasing protein 2 isoform X2, whose translation MSLLFDHLDPMELAAHLTYLEYCSFCKILFQDYHSFVTHGCTVDNPVLERFISLFNSVSQWVQLMILSKPTAPQRALVITHFVHVAEKLLELQNFNTLMAVVGGLSHSSISRLKETHSHVSPETIKLWEGLTELVTATGNYGNYRRRLAACVGFRFPILGVHLKDLVALQLALPDWLDPTRTRLNGAKMKQLFSILEELAMVTSLQPPVQANPDLLSLLTVSLDQYQTEDELYQLSLQREPRSKSSPTSPTSCTPPPRPPVLEEWTSAAKPKLDQALMVEHIEKMVESVFRNFDVDGDGHISQEEFQIIRGNFPYLSAFGDFDQNQDGCISKEEMVSYFLRSSSVLGGRMGFVHNFHESNSLRPVACRHCKALILGIYKQGLKCRACGVNCHKQCKDRLSVECRRRAQSVSLEGSAPSPSPTHTHHRAFSFSLPRPGRRGSRPPEIREEEVQTVEDGVFDIHL comes from the exons ATGTCCCTGTTGTTCGACCACCTGGACCCCATGGAGCTGGCAGCACATCTCACCTACTTGGAATATTGCTCCTTTTGCAAGATCCTG TTCCAGGACTATCACAGTTTTGTGACTCACGGCTGCACCGTGGACAACCCTGTCCTGGAGCGATTCATCTCCCTCTTCAACAGTGTCTCGCAGTGGGTGCAACTCATGATTCTCAGCAAGCCCACAGCCCCGCAGCGGGCCCTGGTCATCACACACTTCGTCCACGTTGCAGAG AAACTCCTGGAGCTGCAGAATTTCAACACGCTGATGGCGGTGGTCGGGGGCCTGAGCCACAGCTCCATCTCCCGCCTCAAGGAGACCCACAGCCACGTGAGCCCAGAGACCATCAAG CTCTGGGAAGGTCTGACAGAACTAGTGACGGCCACTGGCAACTATGGCAACTACCGGCGCCGGCTGGCAGCCTGCGTGGGTTTCCGCTTCCCCATCTTGGGTGTGCACCTCAAGGACCTGGTGGCCCTGCAGCTGGCGCTGCCTGACTGGCTGGACCCCACCCGGACCCGACTTAATGGGGCCAAGATGAAGCAGCTCTTCAGCATCCTGGAGGAGCTGGCCATGGTGACCAGCCTTCAGCCCCCAGTGCAAGCCAACCCCGACCTGCTGAGCCTGCTGACG GTGTCTCTGGATCAGTATCAGACAGAGGATGAGCTCTACCAGCTGTCCCTGCAGCGGGAACCGCGCTCCAAGTCCTCG CCAACCAGCCCCACCAGCTGCACGCCGCCTCCCCGGCCCCCGGTGCTGGAGGAGTGGACCTCAGCGGCCAAACCCAAGCTGGATCAGGCACTCATGGTGGAGCACATTGAGAAGATGGTGGAG TCTGTGTTCCGGAACTTCGATGTTGATGGGGACGGCCACATCTCACAGGAGGAGTTCCAGATCATCCGTGGGAACTTTCCTTACCTCAGCGCCTTTGGGGACTTCGACCAGAACCA GGATGGCTGCATCAGCAAGGAGGAGATGGTCTCCTACTTTCTGCGCTCCAGCTCTGTGCTGGGTGGCCGCATGGGCTTCGTACACAACTTCCACGAGAGCAACTCCTTGCGCCCGGTCGCCTGCCGCCACTGCAAGGCCCTG ATCCTGGGCATCTACAAGCAGGGCCTCAAATGCCGAG CCTGTGGTGTTAACTGCCACAAGCAGTGCAAGGATCGTCTGTCAGTTGAGTGCCGGCGCCGGGCCCAGAGTGTGAGTCTGGAGGGGTCtgcaccctcaccctcacccacaCATACCCACCATCGCGCCTTCAGCTTCTCCCTGCCCCGCCCTGGCAGGCGAGGCTCCCGGCCTCCAG AGATCCGAGAGGAGGAGGTTCAGACGGTGGAGGATGGCGTGTTTGACATCCACTTGTAA